From Microbacterium pseudoresistens, the proteins below share one genomic window:
- a CDS encoding DNA gyrase/topoisomerase IV subunit A, with protein sequence MPRSTTPPEPIDERIQDIDLSSEMQGSFLEYAYSVIYSRALPDARDGLKPVQRRIVYQMAEMGLRPDRGHVKSARVVGEVMGKLHPHGDSAIYDALVRLAQSFALRVPLVDGHGNFGSLDDGPAAARYTEARLAAPSLALTESLDEDAVDFVPNYDGQFQQPSVLPAAFPNLLVNGASGIAVGMATNMAPHNLNEVVAAAVHLLEHPDATVEELMEYVPGPDFPSGGILMGLDGVKDAYTTGRGALRVRGKTSIEPLGPRRTGIIVTELPYMVGPERLIEKIRDAVQAKKLQGISDVTDLSDRRHGMRIQIGIKTGFDANAVLEHLYRLTPLEDSFSINNVALVDGQPRTLGLKDMLSVYVRHRLEVVTRRSRFRLARREERLHLIEGLLIAILDIDEVIQVIRTSEDAEQARTRLRDVFDLSELQAEYILELRLRRLTKFSRIELEAERDKLQQEIAELKELLDDEALLRRLVAQELDAAADAYGTPRRTMLLNAAPPKPRSTKGTPDLQIADAPTVVVLSTTGRAVRVDLEGDQELSLATRRSKHDAVLATLATSTRAEIGAVTSAGRVLRFSPVDLPSVPSSSVHLAAGVPLRDYVGLLDKSERVVALLRFDDDAPFALGTRTGVVKRIVPSGLAVRPELEIIGLKPGDAVVGAATAPDATELVFVTSDARLLHFPAAGVRPQGAPAGGMAGVKLGAGAEVVAFSVVETPDDAVVVTVSGADGMLAGTDAGRAKVSSFAEFPGKGRATGGVRAHAFLKGEDRLSLAWVGPSSALAVGNDGSARTLPEGGAKRDGSGQPLDAVIGSVGRALGS encoded by the coding sequence ATGCCCCGCAGCACCACCCCGCCCGAGCCGATCGACGAGCGCATCCAGGACATCGATCTGTCGAGCGAGATGCAGGGCTCGTTCCTCGAATACGCGTACTCGGTGATCTACTCCCGCGCGCTGCCCGACGCCCGCGACGGCCTCAAGCCCGTGCAGCGACGCATCGTCTACCAGATGGCGGAGATGGGCTTGCGCCCCGACCGCGGCCACGTGAAGAGCGCCCGCGTCGTCGGCGAAGTGATGGGAAAGCTCCATCCGCACGGCGACTCGGCGATCTACGACGCCCTCGTCCGCCTGGCGCAGTCCTTCGCGCTACGCGTGCCGCTGGTGGACGGGCACGGCAACTTCGGCTCCCTGGATGACGGCCCTGCCGCAGCCCGCTACACCGAGGCGCGCCTGGCGGCACCGTCGCTCGCGCTCACCGAGAGCCTCGACGAAGACGCCGTCGACTTCGTCCCGAACTACGACGGCCAGTTCCAGCAGCCCTCCGTGCTGCCCGCAGCCTTCCCCAATCTCCTCGTCAACGGCGCGAGCGGCATCGCGGTCGGCATGGCCACGAACATGGCGCCCCACAACCTCAACGAGGTGGTGGCCGCCGCCGTGCACCTGCTGGAGCATCCGGACGCCACGGTCGAGGAGTTGATGGAGTACGTGCCCGGTCCCGACTTCCCCTCCGGCGGGATCCTCATGGGGCTGGACGGCGTGAAAGACGCCTATACGACGGGCCGCGGCGCCCTCAGGGTGCGCGGAAAGACCTCGATAGAGCCGCTCGGCCCGCGGCGCACCGGCATCATCGTCACCGAGCTGCCCTACATGGTCGGCCCGGAACGCCTCATCGAGAAGATCCGCGACGCCGTGCAGGCCAAGAAGCTGCAGGGCATCAGCGACGTCACAGACCTTTCCGACCGTCGTCACGGCATGCGCATCCAGATCGGCATCAAGACCGGGTTCGACGCGAACGCCGTGCTCGAGCACCTGTATCGGCTCACGCCGCTGGAGGACTCCTTCAGCATCAACAACGTCGCCCTCGTCGACGGCCAGCCCCGCACGCTGGGCCTGAAGGACATGCTGTCGGTCTACGTGCGCCACCGCCTCGAGGTGGTCACCCGCCGCAGCCGTTTCCGGCTCGCGCGCCGCGAGGAGCGCCTGCACCTCATCGAGGGCCTGCTGATCGCCATCCTCGACATCGACGAGGTCATCCAGGTCATCCGCACCTCTGAAGACGCCGAGCAGGCGCGCACCCGACTGCGCGACGTCTTCGACCTCTCCGAACTGCAGGCCGAGTACATCCTCGAACTGCGCCTGCGGCGTCTGACGAAGTTCTCGCGCATCGAGCTCGAGGCCGAGCGCGACAAGCTGCAGCAGGAGATCGCCGAGCTGAAGGAGCTGCTCGACGACGAGGCTCTGCTGCGCCGCCTCGTCGCGCAGGAACTGGATGCGGCCGCCGATGCCTACGGAACGCCGCGCCGCACGATGCTGCTCAACGCCGCGCCGCCCAAACCCCGCAGCACCAAGGGAACCCCCGATCTGCAGATCGCCGATGCGCCCACCGTGGTCGTGCTGTCCACGACCGGCCGCGCGGTGCGGGTGGACCTCGAGGGCGACCAGGAGCTGTCTCTCGCCACGCGCCGCAGCAAGCACGATGCGGTGCTGGCGACGCTGGCCACGTCGACCCGCGCGGAGATCGGTGCCGTCACCTCGGCAGGGCGCGTGCTGCGCTTCTCCCCCGTCGACCTGCCGTCGGTGCCCTCCAGCTCCGTGCACCTCGCCGCCGGTGTCCCGCTGCGCGACTACGTCGGTCTCCTCGATAAGAGCGAACGCGTCGTGGCGCTGCTGCGCTTCGACGACGACGCGCCGTTCGCCCTCGGCACGCGCACGGGCGTCGTCAAGCGCATCGTGCCATCCGGCCTTGCCGTGCGCCCGGAGCTGGAGATCATCGGCCTCAAGCCCGGTGACGCCGTCGTCGGCGCCGCCACCGCCCCCGACGCGACCGAGCTCGTGTTCGTCACCTCGGATGCCCGGCTGCTGCACTTCCCCGCCGCGGGCGTGCGTCCGCAGGGCGCGCCGGCCGGAGGCATGGCCGGCGTGAAGCTCGGCGCCGGCGCAGAAGTCGTCGCGTTCTCCGTCGTCGAGACTCCGGACGACGCCGTGGTCGTCACAGTATCCGGTGCCGATGGGATGCTCGCCGGCACCGACGCGGGACGCGCCAAGGTCTCGTCGTTCGCGGAGTTCCCCGGCAAGGGCCGCGCGACCGGCGGCGTACGTGCGCATGCCTTCCTCAAGGGCGAAGACCGTCTGAGCCTGGCCTGGGTCGGCCCCTCCTCCGCACTCGCCGTGGGCAACGACGGCTCGGCGCGCACACTCCCCGAAGGCGGTGCGAAACGCGACGGCTCCGGTCAACCGCTCGACGCCGTCATCGGCTCCGTCGGGCGCGCACTCGGCTCCTGA
- a CDS encoding DNA gyrase subunit B — protein MTAEYSAHHLQVLEGLEAVRKRPGMYIGSNGSPGLMHCLWEIIDNSVDEAVAGTGTRIDIVLHDDGSVEVRDRGRGVPVDVEPRTGLTGVEVVYTKLHAGGKFGGGSYAASGGLHGVGASVVNALSERLDVEVDRGGKTYAMSFHRGEPGVFADSGEPRPDAPFSPFEQKSELRVIGKAPKGVTGTRVRYWADRQIFTKDAAFQLEELETRARQTAFLVPGLELVIRDEREKTDGDAEAKDAEAKETSFRYDGGISEFVDYLAMDAPITDTWRVQGSGSFTETVPVLQPDGHMASTEVERECRVDIAMRWGTGYDTVTRSFVNIIATPKGGTHQQGFEQELLKVLRAQVEQNARRLKVGKDKLEKDDVLAGLTAVLTVEVPEPQFEGQTKEVLGTPAVRTVVVKVLRQALGERFSSTKRDDKSQASMLLDKVVSEMKARISARAHKETQRRKNALESSTLPAKLVDCRTKDVEQSELFIVEGDSALGTAKDARNSEFQALLPIRGKILNVQRASISDMLSNVECASIIQVIGAGSGRTFDLSAARYGKIILMSDADVDGAHIRTLLLTLFFRYMRPLIEDGRVFAAVPPLHRVIVVNPGSKPNETIYTYSEQELHALLTKLRKQNKRWHEPVQRYKGLGEMDAEQLATTTMDRSGRLLRRVRMQDAEAAGRVFELLMGNEVAPRREFIIDSSDRLTRESIDA, from the coding sequence GTGACAGCCGAGTACTCCGCCCATCATCTCCAGGTCCTCGAGGGGCTGGAGGCGGTCCGCAAGCGCCCGGGCATGTACATCGGCTCCAACGGCTCTCCGGGCCTCATGCACTGTCTGTGGGAGATCATCGACAACTCCGTCGACGAGGCGGTGGCCGGCACCGGCACGCGCATCGATATCGTGCTGCACGACGACGGCAGCGTCGAGGTGCGCGATCGCGGTCGCGGCGTGCCCGTCGATGTGGAGCCGCGCACCGGGCTCACCGGCGTCGAGGTCGTCTACACGAAGCTGCACGCGGGCGGGAAGTTCGGCGGCGGCTCGTACGCGGCATCCGGCGGTCTGCACGGCGTGGGCGCGTCGGTCGTCAACGCGCTCTCCGAACGCCTCGACGTCGAGGTCGACCGAGGCGGCAAGACCTACGCCATGAGCTTCCACCGCGGCGAGCCGGGCGTTTTCGCGGACTCCGGCGAGCCCCGTCCGGATGCACCGTTCTCACCCTTCGAGCAGAAGAGCGAGTTGCGCGTCATCGGCAAGGCGCCCAAGGGAGTCACCGGAACACGGGTGCGCTACTGGGCTGACCGGCAGATCTTCACGAAGGACGCCGCCTTCCAGCTCGAGGAGCTCGAGACGCGGGCGCGCCAGACCGCTTTCCTCGTGCCCGGTCTCGAACTGGTCATCCGCGACGAGCGCGAGAAGACCGACGGCGACGCTGAGGCGAAGGACGCTGAGGCGAAGGAGACGTCGTTCCGCTACGACGGCGGCATCTCCGAGTTCGTGGACTACCTGGCCATGGATGCGCCGATCACCGACACCTGGCGCGTCCAGGGCTCCGGCAGCTTCACCGAGACGGTCCCGGTGCTGCAGCCCGACGGCCACATGGCCTCCACCGAGGTCGAGCGTGAATGCCGCGTCGACATCGCGATGCGCTGGGGAACCGGCTACGACACGGTGACCCGCTCGTTCGTCAACATCATTGCCACGCCCAAGGGCGGCACGCACCAGCAGGGCTTCGAGCAGGAGCTGCTGAAGGTGCTCCGCGCCCAGGTGGAGCAGAACGCGCGCCGTCTCAAGGTCGGCAAGGACAAGCTCGAGAAGGACGATGTGCTCGCGGGCCTCACCGCCGTGCTCACCGTCGAAGTGCCCGAGCCGCAGTTCGAGGGCCAGACCAAGGAGGTGCTCGGCACCCCCGCCGTGCGCACCGTGGTCGTCAAGGTGCTCCGACAGGCGCTGGGCGAGCGGTTCTCCTCGACCAAGCGCGACGACAAGAGCCAGGCCTCGATGCTGCTGGACAAGGTCGTCTCCGAGATGAAGGCGCGCATCTCCGCCCGCGCCCACAAGGAGACCCAGCGCCGCAAGAACGCGCTGGAGTCCTCGACCCTGCCCGCCAAGCTCGTCGACTGCCGCACGAAGGACGTCGAGCAGTCCGAGCTGTTCATCGTGGAGGGCGATTCGGCGCTCGGCACTGCCAAGGATGCGCGCAACAGCGAGTTCCAGGCGCTGTTGCCCATCCGCGGGAAGATCCTCAACGTGCAGCGGGCCTCGATCAGCGACATGCTCTCCAACGTCGAGTGCGCCTCCATCATCCAGGTGATCGGCGCCGGGTCCGGGCGCACCTTCGACCTGTCGGCGGCCCGCTACGGCAAGATCATCCTGATGAGCGACGCCGACGTCGATGGCGCTCACATCCGCACCCTTCTGCTCACCCTGTTCTTCCGCTACATGCGCCCGCTCATCGAGGACGGGCGCGTGTTCGCGGCGGTGCCGCCGCTGCACCGCGTGATCGTGGTGAACCCGGGCTCGAAGCCGAACGAGACGATCTACACCTACAGTGAGCAGGAGCTGCACGCGCTGCTGACGAAGCTCCGCAAGCAGAACAAGCGCTGGCACGAGCCGGTGCAGCGCTACAAGGGACTCGGCGAGATGGATGCCGAGCAGCTCGCGACGACCACCATGGATCGCTCCGGCCGCCTGCTGCGTCGGGTGCGCATGCAGGACGCCGAGGCGGCAGGTCGTGTGTTCGAGCTTCTCATGGGCAACGAGGTCGCCCCGCGTCGGGAGTTCATCATCGACTCCTCCGATCGCCTCACGCGCGAGTCGATCGACGCCTGA
- a CDS encoding DUF7455 domain-containing protein, translating to MNATTEREAPTVEYRLTAADRCDSCGAQAYIAAEVNGSELLFCAHHGRKYEEKLRSVATSWHDETARLVDAV from the coding sequence ATGAACGCGACGACCGAACGAGAAGCACCCACCGTCGAGTACCGTCTCACGGCCGCGGACCGTTGCGATTCCTGCGGCGCCCAGGCGTACATCGCCGCCGAGGTCAACGGCAGCGAACTGCTGTTCTGCGCGCACCACGGCCGCAAGTACGAAGAGAAGCTCCGCTCCGTCGCCACGTCGTGGCACGACGAGACGGCACGACTGGTCGACGCCGTCTGA
- a CDS encoding alanine racemase, translating into MPARLEISSATFRGNVRAVAERIAPSELMLVMKDDAYGHGLNWAAAQGLAVGVRWFGAYEVPAALRIRAAAPEARIFAWATSSREEVAAAIRADVDLGIGAHDYLRRVVAEARSACRPARIHLKIDTGLHRNGIRPEDWDDVVAEARRAEDAGLVRIAGVWSHLGEASDADDDDARSVFTAAGDALRAAGGTPEHRHLTASAASWARPELRGSLGRIGAFCYGIRSADGPDLDGVAPAAALRADVIDSGADGVRIDIGALDGLPSTLAGAAIGDRSARIVRVDRTWTEVSSSEELRPGDSVTLFGPGGVSATDLAEHIDTVGEEILTRISPLVPRIYT; encoded by the coding sequence ATGCCCGCCCGGCTCGAGATCAGCAGTGCGACCTTCCGCGGAAACGTGCGGGCCGTCGCCGAGCGCATCGCGCCGAGCGAGCTCATGCTCGTCATGAAAGACGACGCCTACGGACACGGCCTGAACTGGGCGGCGGCGCAGGGACTGGCGGTCGGCGTCCGCTGGTTCGGCGCGTACGAGGTGCCCGCGGCGCTGCGCATCCGCGCGGCTGCTCCCGAGGCGCGCATCTTCGCCTGGGCGACATCGTCGCGCGAGGAGGTCGCGGCGGCCATCCGCGCCGACGTCGACCTCGGCATCGGCGCGCACGACTACCTGCGGCGCGTGGTCGCCGAAGCGCGGAGCGCGTGCCGCCCTGCGCGGATCCACCTCAAGATCGATACCGGCCTGCATCGCAACGGCATCCGGCCCGAGGACTGGGACGACGTCGTCGCCGAGGCGCGCCGTGCCGAGGATGCCGGCCTCGTGCGCATCGCCGGAGTATGGAGCCATCTCGGCGAGGCGAGCGACGCCGACGACGACGATGCCCGATCCGTGTTCACCGCGGCAGGAGACGCGCTTCGGGCTGCGGGGGGGACGCCGGAGCATCGGCATCTCACCGCCTCGGCGGCATCCTGGGCGCGACCGGAGCTGCGGGGATCGCTCGGGCGGATCGGGGCGTTCTGCTACGGCATCCGCTCGGCCGACGGGCCGGACCTCGACGGCGTCGCACCGGCCGCAGCGCTGCGCGCAGACGTCATCGATTCGGGGGCGGATGGCGTTCGCATCGACATCGGCGCCCTGGATGGACTGCCCTCGACCCTCGCCGGGGCGGCCATCGGAGACCGGTCAGCGCGGATCGTGCGGGTCGATCGCACCTGGACCGAGGTCTCGTCCTCCGAAGAGCTCCGGCCGGGCGACAGCGTCACGCTGTTCGGCCCCGGCGGCGTGAGCGCCACGGACCTGGCCGAGCACATCGACACCGTCGGCGAGGAGATCCTCACCCGCATCTCTCCGCTGGTGCCCCGGATATACACGTGA
- a CDS encoding alanine racemase — MGIPRSTATRAMISRSALTAHARACAADGGRVADLRRDAYGHGLLVAARAVLAAGVEEIRVDGPDQVAMLRDQGLTANATAVPDIDPVALYGMRPDADGVKRPAMRLTGHVMSTKPLRRGEAVSYGYTHRAERDTTVALITGGYAQAVVRALGNRAHVELRGQVHPIVGRVAMDVCVVDLQSSDAVADEGDEVTYFGGSGPARAFLGEWADATGFTPEELVCAAGLHATRVEGD, encoded by the coding sequence GTGGGCATTCCTCGCAGCACGGCGACCCGCGCCATGATCTCCCGCTCTGCGCTGACCGCACACGCGCGGGCATGCGCAGCCGACGGCGGCCGGGTGGCCGACCTGCGTCGTGATGCCTACGGACACGGCCTTCTCGTCGCTGCGCGCGCTGTCCTGGCCGCGGGCGTCGAGGAGATCCGTGTCGACGGACCCGACCAGGTGGCGATGCTGCGCGACCAGGGGCTGACGGCGAATGCGACCGCCGTGCCGGACATCGATCCCGTCGCCCTGTACGGGATGCGGCCGGATGCCGACGGCGTCAAACGCCCGGCGATGCGGCTCACGGGCCACGTCATGTCGACCAAGCCGCTGCGCCGCGGAGAGGCCGTGTCGTACGGCTACACTCACCGCGCCGAGCGCGACACCACGGTGGCGCTCATCACCGGCGGCTACGCGCAGGCGGTGGTGCGAGCGCTCGGCAACCGTGCGCACGTCGAGCTGCGCGGGCAGGTGCATCCGATCGTGGGCCGGGTGGCGATGGACGTCTGCGTCGTCGACCTCCAATCGTCCGATGCCGTGGCGGACGAGGGCGACGAGGTGACCTACTTCGGCGGATCCGGCCCGGCGCGTGCCTTCCTCGGCGAATGGGCGGATGCGACCGGATTCACGCCTGAAGAGCTCGTCTGCGCCGCAGGCCTTCACGCGACGAGAGTCGAGGGGGACTGA
- a CDS encoding sugar-transfer associated ATP-grasp domain-containing protein: MPANGLGVMPRLRYLAERASRINVGSVLARAREVRDQHGKAVPLVVVDMLRSAAFDNVGFQDYVDYDFAMLSAAERATYMTHPVSNQLSERYDAEPYRHLFHDKLEFNRTFDGFLRREWMLVEEGNAAELEDFVTRHGTIIAKTRRGQAGSGVKRYHAADVDDWARFHRDLLTRDEVLIEQLIVQHQDLAAVCPGTVNTTRVTAFFDGETTHILAVAQKFGRGEVSDQMSFGGFYTMLDETGHARSAGYDSHGHVHVDHPDSGVRIADFQLPLYEEVVAFIDTVARVVPQIQYVGWDVVVGPDGPVLVEGNWGAGVYENKPSVSGIRTGNKPRYRAAIGF; encoded by the coding sequence ATGCCTGCCAACGGCCTGGGCGTCATGCCCCGCCTGCGATACCTCGCCGAACGCGCCAGCCGCATCAACGTCGGATCGGTGTTGGCGCGCGCCCGCGAGGTACGCGATCAGCACGGCAAGGCGGTGCCGCTGGTCGTGGTCGACATGCTGCGCAGCGCGGCGTTCGACAACGTGGGCTTCCAGGACTACGTCGACTACGACTTCGCCATGCTGAGTGCCGCCGAACGCGCGACGTACATGACGCATCCCGTGTCGAATCAGCTCTCCGAGCGCTACGACGCCGAGCCCTACCGGCACCTGTTCCACGACAAGCTCGAGTTCAACCGCACCTTCGACGGGTTCCTCCGTCGCGAGTGGATGCTCGTCGAAGAGGGCAACGCGGCCGAGCTCGAAGACTTCGTGACCCGCCACGGCACGATCATCGCCAAGACCCGCCGCGGGCAGGCCGGCAGCGGCGTCAAGCGCTATCACGCCGCCGACGTCGACGATTGGGCCCGCTTCCACCGCGACCTGCTCACGCGCGACGAGGTGCTGATCGAGCAGCTCATCGTGCAGCACCAAGACCTGGCCGCCGTATGCCCCGGCACCGTCAACACCACGCGCGTGACGGCGTTCTTCGACGGTGAGACGACGCACATCCTCGCCGTCGCGCAGAAGTTCGGGCGCGGCGAGGTGAGCGATCAGATGTCGTTCGGCGGCTTCTACACGATGCTCGATGAGACCGGTCACGCACGCTCGGCGGGGTACGACTCGCACGGTCACGTGCATGTCGACCACCCGGACTCGGGTGTGCGCATTGCAGACTTCCAGTTGCCGCTGTACGAAGAGGTGGTCGCGTTCATCGACACCGTCGCCCGCGTGGTGCCGCAGATCCAGTACGTGGGATGGGACGTCGTGGTCGGCCCCGACGGGCCCGTGCTCGTCGAGGGCAACTGGGGCGCCGGCGTCTACGAGAACAAGCCGTCGGTCTCAGGCATCCGCACCGGCAACAAGCCGCGCTACCGCGCCGCGATCGGCTTCTGA
- a CDS encoding coenzyme F420-0:L-glutamate ligase — MAENSGLPNEGKALEASVDGTSYARIPLKTKVVMPDDDLDAVITEYAADAVQPGDVLFVTEKIVAITQGRSYRLDEIRPRKLALFLSKYVTRTPYGIGLGMPETMEMALRECGAPRILFAAAVAAVTKAFGRKGDFYRIAGDKARAIDGPTEGTIPPYDQAVVLGPDRPKAVAAHLQTLIGGAADVAVVDINDLGGNILGSTLDRAGEERLVRILKDNPLGQGTQSTPMGIIRAV; from the coding sequence ATGGCGGAGAACAGCGGCCTGCCCAACGAGGGCAAGGCGCTCGAGGCGAGCGTCGACGGAACCAGCTACGCGCGCATCCCGCTGAAGACCAAGGTCGTCATGCCCGATGACGATCTGGATGCCGTGATCACCGAATACGCGGCCGACGCCGTGCAGCCGGGCGATGTGCTGTTCGTGACGGAGAAGATCGTCGCGATCACGCAAGGCCGCTCCTACCGGCTCGATGAGATCCGGCCGCGAAAGCTCGCGCTGTTCCTGTCGAAGTACGTCACGCGCACGCCGTACGGCATTGGCCTCGGGATGCCCGAGACGATGGAGATGGCGCTGCGGGAGTGCGGTGCGCCGCGCATCCTGTTCGCCGCCGCGGTCGCAGCGGTGACCAAGGCATTCGGCCGCAAGGGCGACTTCTACCGCATCGCCGGCGACAAGGCGCGCGCCATCGACGGACCGACCGAGGGAACGATCCCGCCGTACGACCAGGCGGTCGTGCTCGGGCCCGACAGGCCCAAAGCCGTTGCCGCACACCTGCAGACGCTGATCGGCGGCGCGGCCGACGTGGCCGTGGTCGACATCAACGACCTCGGCGGCAACATCCTCGGCTCCACACTGGATCGTGCGGGCGAGGAGCGCCTGGTGCGCATCCTCAAGGACAACCCGCTCGGCCAGGGCACGCAGTCGACGCCGATGGGCATCATCCGCGCCGTCTGA
- a CDS encoding RNA polymerase sigma factor, which yields MTTATTKKTRTTPKKKTAPEADKPAEATAAQTATEPAAEKTPAKKAAAKKAPAKKAPAKKDEAKTEAAKKAAAKPAAEKSPRKKKDDPVAEAVADTSDDNADVEGDEDKKPAYTEPLPTGAIVLTSKDEDDVPVYSTQITGATADPVKDYLKQIGKVALLNAAEEVELAMRIEAGLFAEEKLSNMSAAEKSKQLGLDLQWVARDGQRAKSHLLGANLRLVVSLAKRYTGRGMQFLDLIQEGNLGLIRAVEKFDYTKGFKFSTYATWWIRQAITRAMADQARTIRIPVHMVEVINKLARVQRQMLQDLGREPTPEELSRELDMTPEKVVEVQKYGREPISLHTPLGEDGDSEFGDLIEDTEAVVPADAVGFTMLQRQLEQLLDSLSEREAGVIRMRFGLGDGQPKTLDQIGDTFGVTRERIRQIESKTMAKLRHPSRSQSLRDYLE from the coding sequence GTGACGACTGCCACGACGAAGAAGACCCGGACGACGCCCAAGAAGAAGACCGCACCCGAGGCGGACAAGCCCGCCGAGGCGACCGCTGCGCAGACGGCGACGGAGCCCGCTGCGGAGAAGACTCCCGCGAAGAAGGCGGCGGCGAAGAAGGCCCCGGCGAAGAAGGCGCCCGCCAAGAAGGATGAGGCGAAGACGGAGGCGGCCAAGAAGGCCGCGGCCAAACCCGCGGCCGAGAAGAGCCCGCGCAAGAAGAAGGACGACCCGGTCGCCGAGGCCGTGGCCGACACCAGCGACGACAACGCCGACGTCGAGGGCGACGAGGACAAGAAGCCCGCCTACACGGAGCCGCTGCCGACCGGCGCCATCGTCCTGACCTCGAAGGATGAGGACGACGTCCCCGTCTACTCGACGCAGATCACCGGCGCCACCGCCGACCCGGTCAAGGACTACCTCAAGCAGATCGGAAAGGTCGCGCTGCTGAACGCGGCCGAAGAGGTCGAGCTCGCGATGCGCATCGAGGCGGGTCTGTTCGCCGAGGAGAAGCTGTCGAACATGTCGGCGGCCGAGAAGAGCAAGCAGCTGGGCCTGGACCTGCAGTGGGTCGCGCGCGACGGTCAGCGTGCGAAAAGCCACCTGCTCGGCGCGAACCTACGCCTCGTGGTCTCGCTCGCCAAGCGCTACACGGGTCGCGGCATGCAGTTCCTGGATCTGATCCAGGAGGGCAACCTGGGGCTCATCCGCGCGGTGGAGAAGTTCGACTACACCAAGGGGTTCAAGTTCTCGACCTACGCCACGTGGTGGATCCGTCAGGCCATCACGCGCGCTATGGCAGACCAAGCCCGCACGATCCGCATCCCCGTGCACATGGTCGAGGTCATCAACAAGCTCGCCCGCGTGCAGCGGCAGATGCTGCAGGACCTCGGACGCGAACCCACCCCTGAGGAGCTCAGCCGCGAGCTCGACATGACCCCCGAGAAGGTCGTCGAGGTGCAGAAGTACGGGCGTGAGCCCATCTCGCTGCACACGCCTCTGGGCGAAGACGGCGACAGCGAGTTCGGCGACCTCATCGAAGACACCGAGGCGGTCGTGCCGGCCGACGCGGTGGGCTTCACGATGCTGCAGCGCCAGCTCGAGCAGCTGCTCGACTCGCTCTCCGAGCGGGAGGCGGGTGTGATCCGCATGCGCTTCGGCCTCGGCGACGGCCAGCCCAAGACGCTCGACCAGATCGGCGACACGTTCGGCGTCACGCGTGAGCGCATCCGTCAGATCGAGTCGAAGACGATGGCCAAGCTGCGCCACCCGAGCCGTTCGCAGTCGCTGCGGGATTACCTCGAGTGA
- a CDS encoding proteasome assembly chaperone family protein translates to MPYSGELFDRVVGAPIVPDGLPLLILLTGFTDAGSAVSGLIDHLRESASPQPLAVFDNDALLDYRARRPIAYFDQDHIAEYRPSRLELSLAKDALGQSFLLLAGYEPDFAWNAFGDTVIELAEEYGTSSVSWAHAIAMPVPHTRPFGTTVSGNRADLIAAHSVWKPRTQVPATAGHMLEYRFAQQGARTVGFVLLVPHYLADTEHPGAALTLADRLMAATGLVLDTDGLRAEQAEYLSRVEEQVRGNDELTQMLVTLEQRHDAYMSGMEQSDPADFDEGALPSADELAAELERFLASRPSGDDDKPGRS, encoded by the coding sequence ATGCCCTACTCCGGAGAACTGTTCGACCGCGTCGTGGGCGCGCCGATCGTCCCCGACGGCCTCCCGCTCCTCATCCTGCTCACCGGGTTCACGGACGCCGGGTCGGCAGTGTCGGGTCTCATCGACCACCTGCGTGAGAGCGCGTCTCCGCAGCCGCTGGCAGTCTTCGACAACGACGCCCTGCTCGATTACCGCGCCCGCCGCCCCATCGCCTACTTCGATCAGGATCACATCGCGGAGTACCGGCCCTCGCGGCTCGAGCTCTCGCTGGCCAAGGATGCGCTCGGGCAGTCGTTCCTCCTGCTTGCCGGCTACGAGCCCGACTTCGCCTGGAACGCCTTCGGCGACACGGTGATCGAACTCGCCGAGGAGTACGGCACGTCGTCGGTGAGCTGGGCGCACGCCATCGCGATGCCGGTTCCGCACACGCGACCCTTCGGGACGACGGTGAGCGGGAACCGTGCCGACCTCATCGCCGCGCACTCGGTCTGGAAGCCGCGCACCCAGGTGCCCGCGACGGCCGGCCACATGCTGGAGTACCGCTTCGCGCAGCAGGGCGCGCGCACGGTCGGCTTCGTGCTGCTCGTGCCGCACTACCTGGCCGACACCGAGCATCCGGGTGCGGCGCTCACGCTCGCCGATCGCCTCATGGCCGCAACGGGGCTCGTGCTCGACACCGACGGACTGCGCGCTGAGCAGGCCGAGTACCTCTCCCGTGTGGAGGAGCAGGTGCGCGGCAACGACGAGCTCACGCAGATGCTCGTCACGCTGGAGCAGCGGCACGACGCCTACATGTCGGGCATGGAGCAGTCCGATCCCGCCGATTTCGACGAGGGTGCGCTGCCCAGTGCCGATGAGCTCGCGGCGGAGCTCGAGCGTTTTCTCGCCTCGCGCCCCTCGGGCGACGACGACAAGCCCGGGCGCTCCTGA